The following coding sequences are from one Ornithodoros turicata isolate Travis chromosome 1, ASM3712646v1, whole genome shotgun sequence window:
- the LOC135374739 gene encoding caspase-1-like: MTEAGTGCYTIPPECSQDELFYKTYHQAGGRRGTCFIINIKDVPGKERRWGTEQDFKKIQEVFGDVLRFDIHFRIDPKKTDLERALLQCSEAIGKDLSSDSFACFALSHGDDGFILCGDGQKFNTQDIFAYFTDEACPSLAGKPKFFFIQVSLWIIALTSTVRNLSNCTSDL, from the exons ATGACCGAAGCAGGCACCGGGTGTTATACCATACCTCCGGAATGCTCTCAGGACGAATTGTTTTACAAGACCTACCACCAGGCAGGCGGGAGGCGTGGAACATGTTTCATTATAAATATCAAA GATGTTCCTGGAAAGGAGCGACGATGGGGCACCGAACAAGACTTCAAGAAAATTCAAGAAGTATTTGGTGATGTCCTTCGCTTTGATATTCATTTCCGCATCGATCCCAAAAAGACAGATTTGGAACGTGCTCTTCTACAGT GTTCAGAGGCTATTGGGAAGGACTTAAGCTCAGATTCCTTCGCCTGCTTCGCGTTGAGTCACGGGGACGATGGTTTCATACTTTGCGGCGACGGGCAAAAGTTTAACACACAAGACATCTTCGCTTATTTCACGGATGAAGCTTGTCCAAGCCTGGCTGGAAAACCCAAATTCTTCTTCATCCAGGTAAGCCTTTGGATCATTGCCCTCACAAGTACAGTTAGGAACCTGAGTAATTGTACATCTGATCTGTGA